tcgccgccgccgcccaccatgccgtcgtgccgtCGCGGAACTccgggctaccgcggcgtccgcgcGTGCCCCTGCGGCACCTTCTACGCCGAGATCCGCTCCGGCGACATGCGTCTCGCTCTTGGCACGTTCGACACCGTCGACAATGCCATCCGTGCGTACGACGGGACGACGTGGCGCCTCAACCGGCCTCGTAGGAAGATGAATTTCTCCGAGGTGATGACGCAAGAGTGGTCGTAGAACCTCGTGCCACCTCCGCGGGTTGTCACCGAAGAGGACCGTCGCCGAAACCGGAAGCGGGAGCGCCGCCTCGGCATCGCTGAGATGGACGACATGCCATGAGAGAGTTGCGCCGATAGTTCCCGCAACACGTCTTCGACGAGCGTGAATTCTTCATCAAGACAGGCATATGTGGAAGCAAACCGCACTCTTTCTGGAGCTCAAGGAAGAGTCGACTTGGTCGTCTGACGAAGAACGCTGGATTGACGTCTTCATCACGAAGGAGAAATCGGACACCGGCGCGTCGAAAAAAGATAATGAGGAGTAGTTTAtcgtttttttttactttttattatGTAAGTACTATCTACGCTATGTATCGATAAGGAGTGGTTTCTATCTATCTAGACTATCTATGCTATGTGTCGTTTGAATTGTCTATATTTGATCAAAATGCATTTTGCAAGCGCTGAAATTTTACGCGTCTGCTAGAATGTTACACGCGTCAAATTTTACGACAACCACTGAAGCCAATGCTTGCGAGCACGATAAGTAATCATTTTTTTATGGACCGTCGTTGGAGATGTTGTGAGACGTGGTCGCTTGCGCTGGTGGCCATAGACTAGTAGTGCTCCGTGCTCGTACGCGGGGCTGGGGGTAGGTGGAGGACCGGCACCGGCGACAGCTACTGAAATGAAAAGTACActccagtttttttttttttttgggggAAAAATACACTCCACTGGCCAGCCAGACCAAACTGGTCTCTCTCTGGATGCTGGTGTCACCGTGTGCGTAACACGGGTGGCTATCCTGACCTTGTCTTGCGGCGGTATGTCACGCGCaacagttttttcttttttttgttcgtGCATAGAGATCTCTATATACTGCTACGTCGAAATACGGTCTTGTACGAGGACAGCCGGGCGTGTCAGTGCGTGCCTATGTACGCATCGCTGTCTCTCTTTCTCCCTTTCTTTTACTTTTAAGCAAGgtattctttctttttttttatgTGAGAAGACATCCCATCAATTCAACTTCGATCATGACAGGACACTATTTTTTTTTAGCAGAACAGGACACATATTTTGAGACATTGTTCAGCGCGCATCAGTGTTGAATAGTAGAATCACGAGAAAATGATAGTAGAGAAAATAAAACAATTCTTATTTTTCAACGtgcattttttttctttgattagTTCATTATCTCTCCTGACTTTACGAAGAGCATCAGGGAATAGATGCAGGTTCGTATACCACTTAACGATGCCTATAAGCACCGAAGCAAGCGCGAAAGAATCCTCCATGGCTAAGCAGAATCGGGGCCTCCGTCTCGCCAGTCGTCGGATCAGGTGAACGAGACCCCACCTCCCACTCTACGTCAAGCACTATTGTACCGTGCCAGATGGATCAGGGGCCTGCTCGGTCTCCCTCCCGACTTATGAGGAGGGATGAGGGACACACTAGATGGTGAGGGACACACCTATATATGCCCTACAACCACGATCGACGCATAGCCGAGCCGAGGGCTAAGTAAGGAGGATCTTATTCCATCTTTAAGGAGTCATTGTCGCATCGTCTTTCTGAGTAAAATACAAACCCCAATCGACCTAAAAATAGCATGAACCCTCCAGCTGGCAAGGATCGAGATCCCATGTACATCCATGGCCCTAGGATCATCAAAGACGAGACGGACCAAGACGCCGACAAAAGGCGGGGAAACCCCAATTGCATATTTCGTCGCGGGAGGAGGCGAAGGGGTACGCTCGCGTGTTTTACTCATGTTTGAAGTTTTGCAAACAAATGACATCCGCCCTATTCTAGGCAAAAGAATAAAAACAGTGCTATGAAAAGACCATGTTTAAATTAATTTAGAGGTTTTGTTTTTTTAACTAAAAATGACATGGATGCCATATTTTAGCATCATATGTGAGTACAACAAATCGACTAAATTTGCTAGCCTAAAATTTAGAAGCTATTTGAATGTTTTTACTATTTATAACACATGGAAACATATGAACtattatttttttttatttagaACAATATTTTTATCAGTATTCTTTTTTAGTAATCTACTCAAAGATCAAGTTTGAAGAGAAATAGAGGAATACAATAGGAGCATGGTTGTCCTACCCAAGCCGAATGTGCTTACCTCGATAAGAATGCCGAAACTTGGCAAGGTTACGGGCTTCtacggccctgtttggatcctagggttagagttagagttggttagattgaacTCATCTAACCCTTAAAAATTCAAAcagggtgggttagatgcatctaacccacctcAAAAATCTaacccatccaagaggtgcttttttgggttagagttaggtggggcCTAGAAAAAGTTAtttttctctctccctccaccacacaaaatcctaaataaaggagccaaatgattgaaaaaaaatgcatttattagcaatctaacccttccatccaaacacctttttggttagagttagttcagggttagtctagaattagaatctaactctaacctctaatcgagttagagtatccaaacagggcctacatTCGAGGCACGACCTACGAAACAAAAAAGTGAAATTGGGAAACTCAGATTTCCTAGTAATGATCTCCCCAATAATTGAGACATGCATGCCTCCTGTGCCATTAACAATTTCTCGAACAACTTATTTTGAATCTGAGGCCACAATGATTATACGCATATTTTCGTCAGTACATGCATCGCTATCACGGTCGGTCAGTCTGCGACTCTAGATTCTAGAAGACCGTTGCGGTTGAGGCATTCCCGTCAGCCCGCCAACCGAGCCCGACCGTGACCCTCCTGTGGGCCCCCATCCACACCGTGCACCAGCCATACTGGCCTGGAGAAAGCCCAGGCCCAAATCCACACTGCAACGGCTCCGGCACACGGCCCGTTCTAAACCAGCATCGTCCTTCCTCTCGCGGTTGCGGCGGCGGCCACCGGCGATCGCAACCTCCCCCCCCCGCCGGAGAAATCGCGCCGCCCCGCCCCACCCCACACCTGACGACTGACGTAGCCGCGTGCCTATCCGCCAGCGCCGCCACGCGCGGGGGCCGTCGTTCCAGATACCGAGACACGACGAGCGATCGCCGCCATCCAACAGATTCACCGAGGTATGTGAAAAACACGTGATACGGTTCTATCAGCTCATCCCCGTACGCGGCAACATGCACCACGCAAAAAATCAGCAGCACCACCCACCCACCAACGCCTCCAACATCCATCAACACAGGAGAAGCGAACCGACAAAGTTCTGAAGTGCATTAAAAATAACGAAGCAGAGGCTAAGATTCAGAGCTTGCAAACTCACCATGTTCAGAGACAGGGGCAGATCACACCAGCCTTGCAACAAAGATCAGGTATGCATCCATGCGTTCACCAAAGAGTTGGATTCAGTTCGGTTCACAAATGTATACCCATCTCTTTATGTACATCAccaaccaccacacaaaggagagCTAGCAGTACATACAACAATACTGGAGTATACCCCCCCTAACACCAAGTAACCAGCACAACACCTTCCTCCCCCTACCTTACCCATTTTCCCCAGCACACTTATACCAGCCCCTGACCCCCACCCTAACCCACTACAGTACAGAATTACCTCACCTTAACTTAACTCTCTCCATATAcccccacctccaccaccaccaccccccccccccccccccaaaacaaATTTACATCTCCTTATACCACACCATTTGTACCACCCCCAACCCAATCCCACCACCCCCCACACCCCAACAAAAACCAAGAATCCAACTCACACCACTACTGCTGCTTCCACAGAATCTAAATTCAGCTAAAGATCCTTATTTCGGCACCCGTCGACGAGGCCGGGACACGGTGTTCTCACCTACCTAGGCTGCGGGTGCGCCGGGAACGACTTGGCGTGCCTCATCTGCGGGGTTTGCTTCGGGGTCGACGAGCGGGTCAGCGTCTGGGAGCGCAGCACCATGTCGACCATCGACGTCGTCTGGTAGGCCTGGATcaggctctcgctgtccgtggagTCCCCACGGGCGGTCGCCCTCTGCCACGAGTGCGAGCTAAGGCCTGACAGCACATAGGCCCGCCCGGAAGCCTCGTACCTCTGCCGGCTCGCCATCCTCTCCTGCATCTGCTTCAGCTCGGCGTCAAGCGACTGGCACAGCCGGTCGCCGGACTGCCCGGACGCTGACCCCGTGATCATTCTTCGGCAGTCCTCGAGCAGTGAGACGGCGTGTGCCAGCTCGCCACGCTCTGCGGAGAACCTTGCCGCGGCCATCACCTCTGCTGCATGAAGGCGGTTCTTCTGCCGGTCCACCTGGATCGACACGGTTTGCACCGAGACGAATGCCGGCCTGGAGATCTTCACCTGCACCTCAGCCATGTTGATGGTCTCCTTCATCAGCGGGTCTTTGTAGACACACCCAACTTTGAGAAGTGCAGTTTCGTCGCCACACCCTTGGGGAACGTTCAGAGTCATAAGAAAATCCCTTTCCTCTTCAGCATACAGGTCACCAACATCAATGGACCCATTCCTCTTATCATCTGCAATTCTGCTAGAGTAGCTGCCTGATCTGATGGAACCAAAGTGCACATCAGGGTGGACACTCTCCACCTTTACACGCAAATCCTGTGCGACCACACTCAAAAGTCCACCAATACATTGGGCGAATGCATCTTGGATGGTAGCCTCTGTCTCGATGAATGAAAAGGTTCCACCAGAGGTTTGAGAGATTGAATGGAGCGAAACTGCATCATGGTCAGCGCCGAACCCAAAGACATGAACTGGTACCTGCTGACTGCCATTAGTAGATGGCAAGAGCGCACAATACTCAGCTGATGCTTTCTGTGCACCGGCAGTTGGTGAGACTGTATATGGTTTGTGGGCACCCGTACTTGGTGAAACCGTGTATGTGTCTTGCCCGTCTGATAAGAGGATGATGCTGCAGACTGGATTCTTGGCCTGCCGTTCTTCAATCACCTTGGAGCCTTTCCTCAGACCCTCAGCAATGTTGGTGCCACCATTTGATGTCAGAGAATTGACTGCTAGCAAGCTTTGCTTACGACCAGACTCGGTCATCCGACGAAGAGGGAAGAGCCTGCGTGCAGATGATGAGAAGGCGATGACAGAAAGCCGGTCTGAGGAGCCAAGGTTCTGAATGACAAACCCCATGGCCCTCTTCAGCAATGCAAGTTTGGTACCAGCCATGCTACCACTGACATCAAGCACTGTGATAAGATCAACTGGGGCTCGACCAGTGTTTGGGCCATTGTCATCTCCAGGTACATGCAAACTCTGAGCAAGGGGTGCCTTTAGATGAATTAGAACAGTGAAGCTTCTTTCTGAAGTACTTTCTGGTATTTCAGTGAACTCAGGGTGTGTCGTTATCTCAACTGTTCTTGAACATCCCTGCTGATGGTCCTCAGTTGCTTCACACAAGTCCAAGGGTTCATCATCATTGAAAACACTTCGGTCAGTGTCAGGCAACAAACAAGTTACATGATGAAGGCGACCAGAAGAACGGGCACGAGGGAGTGGTCGCAATAGTGTCATGTGGCCGCCATTTTGCTGCCCATTAACAGGATTAATCCTTGCACTTCCTTGAGGGATTGAAGCAACCAACGGGCCACGAAATGGCAGTTCCTTCCATTCGGTGCGACAAACTGGGCAACTGTTGCTTCCATGCTTAACATTTGCAGATATACAATGGAAGTGAAAGGTATGCGAGCACTCTGCCGTGAATAGAGCATGGCCCTGACCAGGTTTCATTATGGTCAAGCATATTGCACACGTTTTCTGCAAAAATGTGGCAATATAAAAGGATTAAGATACAGATATTAAAAAATGGTCAAAATATGAATCTGGGAAGGCATTTTTCATGGTATATATAGTCGTGTGATGGTGCAAACTGAAGTAAAGAAGACCAGCCAAATAAACATTGAAACGtcacaataataaatgtataaatCAAGAAGATGAAGTTGTCCATGACTTTTTTTTTTTCAATTGTCCttctcatatttatttttatatAGATAATGTTATGAATAAGTCATGCGTTGCTTAATTCCTAAAGagctatattagcattgttgaccaTTCTCTATAAACCGTTGTCAAATTCTGCAGTTTGATAGTTTCAGGCTTCCATCAGAATAAACAAACAAAACTTTGCATACCGGCCGCACTTTCAGACTTTAAGTTGAGAAGAACAAACTTGCTCAAGGTATAGTCATGTTGCAAGGTGAAGCCTGTGGTCCAGCTAATTTACAATGGGGTAGTAATATAACATTATGTGAGTGATCTAGGTGCCTTAATTTGAATAATTCTTTGTTGACTAACCAATACACCTCACCCTTATATGACCAGAAGATCAAAGGGATGACCTTCCAGTTACATTTCAAACCCAATACTAATCGTGTCCCCGGGTCTTCATCGCACCACCGCACACCACTGATTTAATAAAATAGCAAGGATAATACAATTTAATTGCAGATGGTCATGATCAGAGTACTAATCATTTTCCCTAAAGCGAGGCGGTGGTGGGCTCTTGGGAATCCATATACCCTCTCCTGTTTTGTGAAAAAATACATGAAAATATACAAGAAATGATCTGAGAATAGTGCCCAAGCAGGTCTGAGAACAGTAACAAAGCAGCTATTCTGAAAAGGATGGCAGACCATGAAGATGAAGTTATCCATAAGTTTTCGATTTTTCAAACGTCATTATCGTTTAACATTACATAGATATTTTTGATGTGATGAATAAGTCATGGATTGCTTGCCTGCTAAAAAATGCAGTAGTATTGTCAACCACCCTCGAAAAACCTTTGCCAAATGTCACAGTATGAGGCTTCCATCAGAAAAAGAAAACTTGCTCAGGCGCCGCACTTTAAGACTTTTG
This genomic stretch from Hordeum vulgare subsp. vulgare chromosome 6H, MorexV3_pseudomolecules_assembly, whole genome shotgun sequence harbors:
- the LOC123401226 gene encoding E3 ubiquitin-protein ligase WAV3 gives rise to the protein MESRWRKAKMSLGLNLCVYVPRTLDDMDNAGPPSTGSSTAALVSPAASSSASSYATSANTTPTADTPNGSARGPGALMPTTPTPTSAGLRLSKSGSKSFKKTCAICLTIMKPGQGHALFTAECSHTFHFHCISANVKHGSNSCPVCRTEWKELPFRGPLVASIPQGSARINPVNGQQNGGHMTLLRPLPRARSSGRLHHVTCLLPDTDRSVFNDDEPLDLCEATEDHQQGCSRTVEITTHPEFTEIPESTSERSFTVLIHLKAPLAQSLHVPGDDNGPNTGRAPVDLITVLDVSGSMAGTKLALLKRAMGFVIQNLGSSDRLSVIAFSSSARRLFPLRRMTESGRKQSLLAVNSLTSNGGTNIAEGLRKGSKVIEERQAKNPVCSIILLSDGQDTYTVSPSTGAHKPYTVSPTAGAQKASAEYCALLPSTNGSQQVPVHVFGFGADHDAVSLHSISQTSGGTFSFIETEATIQDAFAQCIGGLLSVVAQDLRVKVESVHPDVHFGSIRSGSYSSRIADDKRNGSIDVGDLYAEEERDFLMTLNVPQGCGDETALLKVGCVYKDPLMKETINMAEVQVKISRPAFVSVQTVSIQVDRQKNRLHAAEVMAAARFSAERGELAHAVSLLEDCRRMITGSASGQSGDRLCQSLDAELKQMQERMASRQRYEASGRAYVLSGLSSHSWQRATARGDSTDSESLIQAYQTTSMVDMVLRSQTLTRSSTPKQTPQMRHAKSFPAHPQPR